In Vicugna pacos chromosome 27, VicPac4, whole genome shotgun sequence, one DNA window encodes the following:
- the HOMER2 gene encoding homer protein homolog 2 isoform X2 — translation MTFTKTSQKFGQWADSRANTVFGLGFSSEQHLTKFAEKFQEVKEAARLARDKSQEKIETSSNHSQASSVNGTDDEKASCAGPADTHLKSENDKLKIALTQSAANVKKWEIELQTLRESNARLTAALQESAASVEQWKRQFSICRDENDRLRNKIDELEEQCSEINREKEKNTQLKRRIEELESELREKETELKDLRKQSEIIPQLMSECEYVSEKLEAAERDNQNLEDKVRSLKTDIEESKYRQRHLKVELKSFLEVLDGKIDDLHDFRRGLSKLGSDN, via the exons ATGACTTTCACCAAAACGTCGCAGAAGTTTGGGCAGTGGGCCGACAGCAGAGCCAACACAGTGTTTGGTCTGGGGTTTTCCTCGGAGCAGCATCTGACGAAG TTTGCAGAGAAATTCCAGGAGGTAAAAGAAGCTGCCAGATTAGCCAGAGACAAGTCCCAGGAGAAAATCGAGACCTCGAGTAATCATTCCCAA GCGTCCAGTGTCAATGGGACGGATGATGAAAAGGCTTCCTGTGCGGGTCCTGCTGACACACACCTCAAGTCCGAGAATGACAAGCTGAAGATCGCTCTGACACAGAG TGCTGCCAACGTGAAGAAATGGGAGATCGAGCTGCAGACCCTGCGGGAGAGCAACGCCCGGCTGACCGCGGCTCTGCAGGAGTCAGCGGCCAGCGTGGAGCAGTGGAAGAGGCAATTCTCCATCTGCCGGGATGAGAACGACCGGCTCCGAAACAAG ATTGACGAGCTGGAAGAGCAGTGCAGTGAGATAaacagagagaaggagaagaacACTCAGCTGAAGAGAAGAATTGAGGAGCTGGAGTCAGAACTCCGGGAAAAGGAGACG GAGTTGAAAGACCTCCGAAAACAAAGTGAAATCATACCTCAGCTCATGTCAGAGTGTGAATACGTTTCTGAGAAGTTAGAG GCGGCAGAGAGAGACAATCAGAACCTGGAAGACAAGGTGCGTTCCCTGAAGACGGACATCGAGGAGAGCAAGTACCGACAGCGCCACCTAAAGGTGGAGCTGAAGAGCTTCTTGGAGGTGCTGGACGGGAAGATAGATGACCTGCACGACTTCCGCCGGGGCCTCTCGAAGCTGGGCTCTGACAACTAG